In the genome of Candidatus Woesearchaeota archaeon, one region contains:
- a CDS encoding NUDIX hydrolase, which produces MKGLSMLGKNDELIYDGHVKLVRRKYDGRHYDVVVSKNACAIMYIDQEDFVWLVKQYRIPVAKEIIELPAETMDKPGKSSLDVIVEGLEEECGIRIDQKQVRFFATIGSSEGHDTEMVDLYYAYGQHTKTNQKLEDAEKIDVVRIPFYQAYNMIGRGEIQGSKTVALLQNEYIKRLEKD; this is translated from the coding sequence ATGAAAGGCCTGTCAATGCTCGGTAAAAATGATGAGCTTATTTATGATGGCCACGTAAAGCTGGTAAGAAGAAAATATGACGGCCGCCATTATGATGTTGTTGTTTCAAAAAACGCCTGCGCCATAATGTACATTGACCAGGAAGATTTTGTTTGGCTTGTTAAGCAATACAGGATTCCTGTAGCTAAAGAAATAATTGAGCTTCCAGCAGAGACCATGGATAAGCCAGGCAAATCCTCTTTGGATGTTATTGTTGAAGGATTAGAAGAGGAATGCGGAATAAGGATAGACCAAAAACAAGTCCGTTTTTTTGCAACAATTGGCTCAAGTGAAGGCCACGATACTGAAATGGTTGATTTGTATTACGCCTATGGCCAGCATACAAAAACAAATCAAAAGCTGGAAGACGCAGAAAAGATTGATGTTGTCAGGATTCCATTTTATCAGGCGTATAATATGATCGGCAGAGGCGAAATTCAGGGATCAAAAACTGTCGCTTTGCTGCAAAACGAATATATAAAAAGACTGGAGAAAGATTAA
- a CDS encoding NAD(+)/NADH kinase codes for MLYAASFIDSALVLAVNSAPQHSVGSLTSANASDLEEKLGRFYKGDFSVLSRTRLNVEINSKHAGLALNDVYIGSIKPFGIAARYAIKVDGKEEEQKSSGIIVSTGTGSTAMFKHFGKAFKAYACYAKYAVSFPIGKYELISGKVKEITVISGMTKNDLLTIDGWTDFNYGHKSVIRVSIADKPLRTIEFG; via the coding sequence TTGCTCTATGCAGCATCTTTTATTGACTCTGCTTTAGTGCTGGCTGTTAACTCTGCTCCGCAGCATAGTGTTGGCAGCTTGACATCCGCTAATGCATCTGATTTAGAAGAGAAATTAGGCAGATTTTACAAAGGTGATTTTTCTGTATTGAGCAGAACAAGACTGAATGTCGAAATTAATTCAAAACACGCAGGATTGGCTTTAAATGATGTTTACATAGGAAGCATAAAGCCTTTTGGAATAGCTGCAAGATATGCAATAAAGGTTGATGGCAAAGAAGAAGAGCAAAAAAGCTCGGGCATTATTGTTTCGACCGGAACCGGATCAACAGCAATGTTCAAGCATTTTGGAAAAGCATTTAAAGCATATGCTTGTTATGCCAAATATGCTGTCAGTTTTCCTATTGGAAAGTATGAGCTTATCAGCGGGAAAGTTAAGGAAATAACAGTAATTTCAGGCATGACTAAAAACGATTTGTTAACAATTGATGGATGGACAGATTTTAATTATGGCCATAAATCTGTAATAAGAGTCAGCATTGCAGACAAGCCGTTAAGGACAATAGAGTTTGGTTAA